A stretch of the Bacillota bacterium genome encodes the following:
- a CDS encoding chemotaxis protein CheW, giving the protein MPDEEIQLVVFALKSGNSTCEYGVPITQVQEINRLTNPTKLPKVPSFVEGVINLRGKVIPVIDLKKRFDLEIGEYTDDTRIIVVEIDGHTVGIIVDEVTEVLRLATSQIEPPPSIIGGIAADYLKGVGKIGERLLVLLDLHKILTESEKKDLANVEVT; this is encoded by the coding sequence GTGCCAGATGAAGAAATCCAACTGGTTGTTTTTGCTTTGAAGTCGGGCAATAGTACCTGTGAGTACGGGGTACCGATTACCCAGGTTCAGGAGATTAACCGTTTAACTAATCCCACGAAGCTGCCTAAAGTACCCAGCTTTGTGGAAGGGGTGATCAATTTACGGGGGAAAGTGATTCCGGTCATTGATTTAAAGAAGCGGTTTGATCTAGAGATAGGGGAATATACCGACGATACCCGGATCATTGTCGTTGAGATTGACGGGCATACTGTTGGAATAATCGTCGATGAAGTAACTGAGGTCTTGCGGCTCGCGACCAGCCAAATTGAACCCCCACCTTCCATCATTGGTGGGATCGCGGCGGACTATCTAAAAGGGGTTGGCAAAATAGGGGAGCGCCTGTTAGTCTTGCTCGATCTGCACAAAATCTTGACTGAATCGGAGAAAAAAGACCTAGCCAATGTCGAGGTTACCTAA
- a CDS encoding holo-ACP synthase, with product MTRAVGIDLVEIARFARVRQRRPRVIERVFTPAEIEYCLARQNQNASFAVRFAAKEAVIKLLGSTEGIAWSDIEILMNATGQPEVRLRREAERRAEDLKIRSIVLSLSHSRYYAVAVAVAD from the coding sequence GTGACAAGGGCCGTTGGTATTGATCTGGTGGAAATTGCGCGGTTTGCCCGGGTAAGACAGCGACGACCACGGGTCATTGAGCGGGTTTTTACGCCGGCGGAAATCGAGTATTGCCTTGCCCGTCAAAACCAAAATGCGTCGTTCGCTGTGCGATTCGCGGCTAAGGAGGCAGTAATTAAACTGCTGGGGTCTACCGAAGGTATTGCCTGGTCGGATATTGAAATCCTGATGAATGCAACTGGCCAGCCAGAGGTAAGATTACGCCGGGAAGCCGAACGCAGGGCAGAAGATTTAAAAATTCGTTCGATTGTCCTGAGTTTATCACACAGCCGGTATTACGCCGTGGCTGTGGCCGTAGCTGATTGA
- a CDS encoding NAD(P)H-hydrate dehydratase encodes MKVANSAEMRQLDQLASSQYRIPSLVLMENAGLRVVEVVNQLLGFVAGKKVVVLAGKGNNGGDGFVVARHLINHGADIKVFLLAQPEEISGDARINLDILGQMGARLYPVLSDKDLNVVKIALVYADLVVDAMYGTGFKGAVTAQQAKLIRLVNQSGKPIVAVDIPSGIEADTGKVHGECIRATRTVTFCLPKIGLLIEPGASYVGELTVADISIPQQLVNAQKIHRYLITRDWCASQLPRRSVEGHKGSYGHVLIIGGAEGMTGAITLASEAALRAGAGLVTAAIPASLNPILEVKLTEVMTKPLPETPLKTISLEALPVIEEFLPRASVVAIGPGMSRHPDLFPLIRTLLPKLQVPLIIDADGLNALADDPTVLKDSPVPIVLTPHPGEMARLLKTTVDKVQDNRLAVVEQAAQDWQATVVLKGAKTLVASPRGECFINLTGNPGMATGGTGDVLTGIIAGLIAQGINPTSAAALGVYLHGAAGDLAAQTRGQRGLVAGDLITELPAVLKQFEA; translated from the coding sequence ATGAAGGTTGCCAATAGCGCCGAGATGCGGCAGCTTGATCAACTGGCCTCTTCTCAATACCGCATACCCAGTCTAGTCTTAATGGAGAATGCCGGTTTGCGGGTGGTGGAGGTAGTCAATCAGTTGTTAGGTTTCGTGGCTGGCAAAAAGGTAGTTGTGCTGGCTGGGAAAGGTAATAATGGCGGGGACGGGTTTGTGGTGGCCCGACACCTGATCAATCACGGTGCTGACATCAAAGTGTTCCTTCTCGCCCAGCCAGAGGAGATCAGTGGGGATGCCAGGATAAATCTGGATATCCTCGGGCAAATGGGGGCAAGATTGTACCCGGTTCTGAGCGATAAGGACCTGAATGTTGTGAAAATTGCCTTGGTCTATGCGGATCTGGTTGTTGATGCGATGTACGGGACCGGGTTTAAAGGGGCGGTTACTGCTCAACAGGCTAAGCTGATTCGCTTAGTTAATCAGTCAGGTAAACCGATTGTGGCGGTTGATATTCCATCGGGGATAGAGGCAGATACTGGGAAAGTCCATGGGGAGTGTATCCGGGCGACGCGCACCGTGACGTTTTGTTTGCCCAAGATCGGATTATTAATCGAACCTGGGGCAAGCTATGTTGGCGAATTGACGGTGGCTGATATTTCGATCCCGCAACAACTGGTGAATGCTCAGAAGATCCACCGTTATCTGATCACCCGGGACTGGTGTGCATCCCAACTTCCCCGGCGGTCGGTTGAAGGGCATAAGGGCAGCTATGGGCACGTATTAATTATTGGGGGAGCAGAAGGAATGACTGGCGCGATTACCCTGGCCAGCGAGGCAGCACTCCGTGCCGGGGCCGGACTGGTTACGGCAGCGATTCCCGCTTCGCTTAATCCAATTTTAGAGGTAAAATTAACAGAAGTGATGACCAAACCACTCCCCGAGACGCCACTAAAAACAATCAGCCTGGAGGCTTTGCCGGTGATCGAGGAATTTTTACCCCGCGCTTCGGTGGTGGCCATCGGACCAGGGATGTCCAGACATCCGGATCTCTTTCCATTAATCCGCACCCTGTTACCCAAGCTGCAGGTGCCGCTGATCATTGATGCCGACGGTTTGAATGCTCTGGCTGATGATCCGACCGTTCTGAAGGACAGCCCGGTACCGATTGTCCTAACGCCCCACCCGGGTGAAATGGCCCGTTTGCTCAAGACCACCGTTGATAAAGTTCAGGATAACCGTTTGGCAGTGGTGGAGCAGGCAGCGCAGGATTGGCAGGCGACTGTGGTGCTGAAGGGGGCCAAGACCCTGGTAGCGTCACCAAGGGGGGAATGCTTTATTAACCTGACGGGAAATCCGGGGATGGCCACGGGGGGGACCGGTGATGTTTTAACCGGCATTATCGCCGGACTGATCGCGCAAGGAATCAACCCAACTTCAGCGGCGGCGCTGGGAGTTTATCTCCACGGAGCAGCCGGGGACCTGGCCGCGCAGACTCGTGGGCAAAGAGGGCTGGTTGCGGGCGACCTGATTACTGAACTCCCAGCTGTGCTGAAACAGTTTGAGGCATAG
- a CDS encoding alanine racemase, which translates to MSRPVWAEISRSAIAHNVRELKRKTQMGARLMAVVKADGYGHGALEVSRVALEAGAEYLGVATLDEAVALRDAGINAPILILGHTPDDDLAKVIAHDITQTVYSLTGAQAVAAAARKVGRTARIHLKVDSGMSRLGFFPTEDSIALVKQIVSLSGLQVEGIFTHFATADEVDKSYAWEQFARFKWFIKRLEDEGLMIPLKHAANSAAIIDLPETHLDMVRAGIALYGLYPSANQRSKIDLQPAMSLKTRVVFLKEVPAGTAISYGRTYITPVPTRVATLPIGYADGYSRRLSNRAAVLIHGRRAPVIGRVCMDQCLIDVGQIPRVAVGDEVVLFGEQKGAKLPVDELAEILETINYEVVCLITARVRREYL; encoded by the coding sequence TTGTCCAGACCGGTGTGGGCGGAGATCAGCCGCTCGGCAATCGCTCACAATGTACGGGAGTTAAAAAGGAAAACCCAAATGGGGGCCCGCTTAATGGCCGTCGTTAAGGCTGATGGTTACGGGCACGGGGCCCTGGAAGTGAGTCGAGTTGCCCTAGAGGCCGGGGCGGAATACCTGGGGGTAGCGACTTTAGATGAGGCTGTTGCCCTCAGAGACGCCGGGATCAATGCCCCGATTCTCATCCTGGGCCATACCCCGGATGACGACTTGGCCAAGGTAATCGCGCATGACATTACCCAGACTGTTTACTCACTCACCGGAGCGCAGGCGGTGGCAGCGGCTGCCCGGAAGGTTGGGCGGACAGCGAGAATTCACCTTAAGGTGGATAGCGGGATGAGCCGGCTGGGTTTTTTCCCCACCGAGGACTCGATCGCTTTGGTCAAGCAGATTGTCTCCCTGTCGGGATTGCAGGTCGAAGGGATTTTTACTCACTTTGCCACGGCCGATGAAGTGGATAAGTCCTATGCCTGGGAACAATTTGCGCGATTTAAGTGGTTTATTAAGCGTTTGGAAGATGAAGGTCTAATGATTCCCCTCAAACACGCGGCTAACAGTGCTGCTATTATCGATCTACCGGAAACTCACCTGGATATGGTACGGGCGGGGATCGCCCTGTATGGTTTGTACCCTTCGGCGAACCAACGTTCGAAGATTGATCTTCAGCCGGCAATGAGTTTGAAAACGCGCGTCGTCTTTTTGAAGGAGGTTCCAGCGGGTACAGCTATAAGCTACGGGCGGACCTACATCACCCCTGTGCCGACGCGGGTGGCCACATTGCCGATTGGCTACGCGGATGGCTACTCTCGGCGGCTTTCTAACCGGGCCGCGGTCCTAATCCATGGCCGGCGTGCACCAGTAATTGGTCGGGTCTGTATGGATCAGTGTTTGATCGACGTGGGCCAGATTCCCAGGGTAGCTGTAGGGGATGAAGTTGTTCTCTTTGGCGAACAGAAGGGGGCCAAGTTGCCGGTTGATGAACTGGCGGAGATCTTGGAAACAATTAACTACGAGGTGGTTTGTCTGATTACAGCCAGGGTCCGGCGTGAATATCTTTAA
- a CDS encoding ribbon-helix-helix protein, CopG family, giving the protein MISLPESLLEEVDGIVSLEKRNRSEFIREAMKMYLAERKRRALREQMKRGYLEMAQINLGLAAENFNLENEVDLCLVKKLAE; this is encoded by the coding sequence ATGATCAGCTTACCGGAGAGCTTATTAGAGGAAGTGGATGGGATCGTTTCTTTGGAAAAACGTAACCGGAGTGAATTTATTCGAGAAGCGATGAAAATGTATCTGGCTGAACGCAAACGACGGGCATTAAGAGAACAGATGAAGAGGGGTTACCTGGAAATGGCCCAAATTAACCTTGGGTTAGCGGCGGAAAACTTTAACCTGGAGAATGAGGTTGACTTGTGCTTAGTAAAAAAGCTGGCGGAGTGA
- a CDS encoding type II toxin-antitoxin system PemK/MazF family toxin, whose translation MTVKRGEIYYAELSPVVGSEQGGTRPVLVVQNDIGNQYSPTTIVVAITSQINKAKLPTHVEIKADKSGLDRDSVILGEQIRTIDKTRLQQKVAFLDEETMAKVGQALEISLGLVSV comes from the coding sequence ATGACGGTCAAACGCGGAGAGATCTACTATGCTGAGCTCAGCCCAGTGGTCGGTTCAGAACAAGGAGGAACAAGGCCGGTCCTGGTGGTGCAAAACGATATCGGAAATCAATACAGTCCGACGACGATCGTCGTGGCAATTACTTCCCAGATTAATAAAGCCAAGCTGCCCACCCACGTTGAGATTAAGGCGGACAAGAGCGGACTCGACCGCGATTCAGTTATCCTGGGTGAGCAGATTCGAACGATTGATAAGACCCGCCTGCAACAAAAGGTGGCTTTTCTGGACGAAGAAACGATGGCCAAGGTTGGCCAGGCCCTGGAGATCAGCCTGGGACTGGTGAGTGTCTAA
- a CDS encoding gamma-glutamyl-gamma-aminobutyrate hydrolase family protein codes for MRPVIGITCAQNANEDWFYLRNTYVKAIVEAGGQPILLPAVRNLELVPQYNQLIHGLLLSGGGDIDPAFFGELPHSGLGEICPERDAFEITLTRLALEGDQPILGICRGIQVIVIADGGTVYQDLTSERPGSILHQQKAPRYHPIHQVKLVEGTQLWRIFGQVMLTVNSFHHQAVKEIPGEFIISATAPDGVIEGVESTRHRFVLGVQWHPEAMWEQYPLFLRLFIALVEAARQGRKVRQNS; via the coding sequence GTGCGGCCGGTGATTGGGATTACTTGTGCACAAAACGCAAACGAAGATTGGTTCTACCTCCGTAATACATACGTTAAAGCGATTGTCGAGGCTGGAGGGCAGCCGATCTTACTGCCCGCAGTGAGGAACCTGGAGTTGGTTCCCCAGTATAATCAATTAATTCACGGTTTACTATTATCAGGTGGTGGAGATATTGACCCAGCTTTTTTTGGGGAACTGCCCCATTCAGGTCTGGGCGAAATCTGCCCGGAACGTGATGCATTCGAGATCACCCTGACTCGGCTTGCCTTAGAAGGGGATCAACCGATTCTGGGGATCTGCCGGGGGATCCAGGTGATCGTCATTGCGGACGGCGGGACGGTCTACCAGGACCTGACCAGTGAACGGCCCGGTTCAATCCTGCACCAACAAAAAGCCCCTCGCTACCATCCAATTCATCAGGTTAAACTGGTTGAAGGGACGCAACTGTGGCGGATCTTTGGGCAGGTTATGTTAACTGTGAACAGTTTTCACCATCAGGCGGTGAAAGAGATTCCCGGTGAGTTTATCATTTCAGCCACAGCCCCTGATGGCGTGATTGAAGGGGTGGAGTCTACCCGGCACCGGTTTGTGCTTGGGGTGCAGTGGCATCCCGAAGCAATGTGGGAGCAATATCCTCTGTTTCTCCGTCTCTTTATCGCTTTGGTCGAGGCGGCTAGACAGGGTAGGAAAGTAAGACAAAATTCATAA
- a CDS encoding amidohydrolase, producing the protein MLAITNGKIITMAGRNFACGTVLIEAGKIIAIGENIDIPVGAEVIDVQGKLVMPGLIDAHCHLGILEEIYRIEGDDLNEITDPVTPHLRAIDAVNPEDEGFRDALRGGVTTVCTGPGSANVLGGENVVIKTYGRVIDRMVVRQPAGLKVALGENPKRIYGGNKKAPLTRMATAALLRETLTKAQNYLRKLKVERSADMPERDLRLEAVIKVLEHQMPLRVHAHRADDIITAVRIAEEFDVEICIEHCTEGHKIVEELAKRQIPALVGPLMSNRAKVELKDRTPATPGILARAGVPVAIITDHPVVPIEFLSLCAGLAVKAGMSEEDALKAITINPARILGVDDRVGSLEVGKDADLIVADGPILELKTRIELVLVEGQIIDLN; encoded by the coding sequence GTGCTGGCAATCACTAATGGAAAGATCATCACCATGGCCGGCCGGAATTTTGCGTGTGGGACGGTCCTGATCGAGGCCGGCAAGATCATCGCAATTGGTGAAAATATTGACATACCAGTTGGCGCGGAGGTTATTGACGTTCAGGGCAAGTTGGTTATGCCAGGTTTGATTGATGCCCATTGTCATCTGGGGATTCTGGAAGAAATCTACCGGATAGAGGGGGATGACTTAAATGAGATAACCGACCCGGTGACACCGCACCTGCGGGCGATCGACGCTGTCAATCCTGAAGATGAAGGGTTCCGGGATGCCCTCCGCGGGGGGGTCACGACTGTCTGTACTGGACCAGGGAGCGCCAATGTTTTGGGTGGAGAAAACGTGGTCATCAAAACTTATGGTCGAGTCATTGACCGGATGGTGGTGCGTCAGCCGGCTGGCCTTAAGGTGGCCCTGGGTGAGAACCCCAAGCGGATCTATGGTGGCAATAAAAAAGCACCGCTGACCCGGATGGCTACGGCAGCCCTTTTGCGAGAAACGCTGACCAAAGCGCAGAACTACCTGCGGAAACTCAAGGTTGAGCGATCGGCAGATATGCCCGAACGAGACCTCCGTCTGGAAGCAGTAATCAAAGTGCTCGAGCATCAGATGCCTTTGCGCGTTCATGCTCACCGGGCAGATGACATTATAACCGCAGTGCGGATCGCGGAGGAGTTTGACGTAGAAATTTGTATTGAACACTGTACGGAGGGACATAAGATTGTCGAAGAACTGGCTAAACGGCAAATCCCAGCCCTGGTAGGCCCACTGATGAGTAATCGGGCCAAGGTCGAGTTAAAGGACCGAACTCCGGCGACACCGGGTATTTTGGCCAGAGCGGGCGTCCCGGTGGCCATCATTACGGATCACCCCGTGGTGCCAATTGAATTTCTGTCCCTGTGTGCCGGCCTGGCGGTGAAGGCGGGTATGTCAGAAGAAGATGCGCTCAAGGCTATCACCATAAATCCTGCCCGTATCCTGGGAGTTGATGATCGGGTAGGCAGCCTGGAGGTGGGTAAAGACGCCGACCTGATTGTGGCTGATGGACCTATACTCGAACTGAAAACACGAATTGAGTTGGTCCTGGTGGAAGGACAAATAATTGATCTTAATTGA
- a CDS encoding polysaccharide deacetylase family protein, with protein sequence MKHYAAFFCLAGLLLAAGIGCGSQHIPNSSAGSNRSVVNQLAAPNETRNKSTPNEAINKFEDKQINKTPKEWAEKVSGVKTRLATNDKVIALTFDACGGAAGSQYDQKLIEYLTAEKIPATLFINSRWIDANPDIFLQLSRNNLFEIANHGTQHKPLSVNGKTAYGIKGTGSIEEVKEEVLVNEQKILKLTGRKPKFFRPGTAFADEIAVSVVEDLGEEVVGFNILGDAGATFSRTQIRQSCLRASPGSIIIFHMNHPESETLAGIKEVIPELRKKGFRFVKLGDYPLECGDHGK encoded by the coding sequence ATGAAACACTATGCGGCATTTTTTTGCCTGGCGGGGCTGCTGCTGGCGGCTGGGATTGGCTGCGGCAGTCAGCATATACCAAACAGCAGCGCAGGGTCAAATCGAAGTGTAGTCAATCAGTTGGCTGCTCCTAATGAGACCCGGAATAAATCTACTCCCAATGAGGCCATCAATAAATTTGAGGATAAACAAATAAATAAAACCCCAAAGGAATGGGCCGAGAAAGTGTCCGGCGTCAAGACCCGGCTGGCTACCAATGACAAAGTAATTGCTCTGACCTTTGATGCCTGCGGCGGTGCTGCCGGTAGCCAGTACGACCAAAAGCTGATCGAGTACCTGACGGCAGAGAAAATCCCGGCCACTTTGTTCATCAACAGCCGATGGATTGACGCCAATCCGGATATTTTTCTCCAGTTGTCCCGGAACAACCTGTTTGAGATTGCTAACCACGGGACCCAGCATAAGCCTTTATCTGTTAATGGGAAAACGGCCTACGGCATCAAGGGGACCGGAAGTATTGAAGAGGTTAAAGAGGAAGTGTTAGTAAATGAGCAGAAGATTCTAAAGTTGACCGGCCGGAAACCAAAATTCTTCAGACCTGGGACTGCTTTTGCTGATGAAATTGCGGTGTCTGTGGTCGAGGATTTAGGGGAAGAGGTGGTCGGGTTTAATATCCTCGGGGATGCTGGGGCTACTTTTTCTCGGACTCAGATCCGTCAGTCCTGTTTACGGGCCAGCCCCGGTTCCATTATCATTTTTCACATGAATCACCCCGAGTCCGAGACTTTGGCGGGTATAAAGGAAGTGATTCCGGAACTGCGGAAAAAAGGTTTTCGCTTTGTCAAACTCGGGGACTACCCCCTAGAATGTGGAGACCACGGAAAATGA
- a CDS encoding transcriptional repressor, producing MKHLADHITRFKKSGYKVTHQRLVILDYLLNSKEHPSAEKIYADLREKFPTISLATIYNTLEMLLELDLAIDVGALAERRRFDGNVSEHSHFFCQGCGKIEDLEIYPLKELKNTLLQERNLRIVRHRLDFFGWCPDCQTKTR from the coding sequence ATGAAGCATCTGGCCGACCATATCACTCGCTTCAAAAAATCTGGTTATAAAGTCACTCACCAAAGACTGGTCATCCTTGATTACCTGCTGAACAGCAAAGAGCATCCCAGTGCAGAAAAAATTTACGCCGACTTAAGAGAAAAGTTCCCTACCATCAGTCTGGCCACTATTTATAACACGCTGGAAATGCTGCTCGAGCTGGATCTGGCCATCGATGTGGGAGCACTGGCAGAACGCCGCCGTTTCGATGGTAATGTTTCCGAACACTCGCACTTCTTCTGCCAGGGCTGCGGTAAAATCGAGGACCTGGAGATCTACCCATTGAAAGAGCTGAAGAACACATTGCTCCAAGAACGCAATTTGCGCATTGTTCGTCACCGTCTGGACTTTTTCGGCTGGTGTCCCGACTGCCAGACAAAAACCCGGTAA